Proteins found in one Herbiconiux sp. A18JL235 genomic segment:
- the murA gene encoding UDP-N-acetylglucosamine 1-carboxyvinyltransferase, with protein sequence MNSLVQDARKAAERVGLTSDTIVINGGRPLRGTIDVRGAKNLVTKAMVASLLGDTTSTLRDVPDISDVHVVASLLEIHGVKITGSAATGVLQLDPENVASAKSAEIDALSGSSRIPILFCGPLLHRLGHAFIPDLGGCRIGDRPIDFHLDALRAFGAVVDKLPSGINITAPNGLRGANIELPYPSVGATEQVLLTGVRAMGTTELKNAAIEPEIMDLIAVLQKMGAIISVEPNRTIFIEGVETLNGFNHRALFDRNEAASWASAALATGGSIFTTGAKQSEMMTFLNVFRKIGGAFDIEEDGIRFYHPGGDLKPVVIETDVHPGFMTDWQQPLIVALTQAHGTSIVHETVYENRFGFTDALIKMGANIEVHKEGLADPNRRVPRRPLEQAAVITGPTKLHGTELEVPDLRGGFSHLIAALVAEGRSEISNVGLIARGYGDFVGKLEKLGADFSFLR encoded by the coding sequence GTGAACAGTCTCGTCCAGGATGCGCGGAAGGCAGCCGAACGCGTCGGATTGACATCCGACACGATCGTCATCAACGGCGGCCGTCCGCTCCGCGGAACGATCGACGTGCGTGGGGCGAAGAACCTCGTCACCAAGGCGATGGTGGCCTCCCTGCTCGGTGACACCACGTCGACCCTGCGAGACGTTCCCGACATCAGCGATGTTCACGTGGTGGCGAGCCTGCTCGAGATCCACGGGGTGAAGATCACGGGCAGCGCCGCCACCGGCGTGCTGCAGCTCGACCCCGAGAACGTGGCGAGCGCGAAGAGCGCCGAGATCGACGCGCTCTCGGGTTCGAGCCGCATCCCCATCCTGTTCTGCGGGCCGCTTCTGCACCGCCTCGGTCACGCGTTCATCCCCGACCTCGGCGGCTGCCGCATCGGCGACCGGCCCATCGACTTCCACCTCGACGCGCTCCGCGCCTTCGGTGCCGTGGTCGACAAGCTCCCGAGCGGCATCAACATCACTGCTCCGAACGGGCTGCGCGGCGCGAACATCGAGCTGCCCTACCCGAGCGTCGGCGCCACCGAGCAGGTGCTGCTGACGGGTGTGCGCGCGATGGGCACCACCGAGCTGAAGAACGCGGCCATCGAGCCCGAGATCATGGATCTCATCGCCGTGCTGCAGAAGATGGGCGCCATCATCTCGGTGGAGCCGAACCGCACGATCTTCATCGAGGGCGTCGAGACGCTGAACGGCTTCAACCACCGTGCGCTGTTCGACCGCAACGAGGCGGCATCCTGGGCCTCGGCGGCGCTCGCCACCGGCGGCTCGATCTTCACCACCGGCGCCAAGCAGTCGGAGATGATGACCTTCCTCAACGTCTTCCGCAAGATCGGTGGCGCCTTCGACATCGAAGAAGACGGCATCCGCTTCTACCACCCCGGTGGTGACCTGAAGCCGGTCGTCATCGAGACCGACGTGCACCCCGGCTTCATGACCGACTGGCAGCAGCCGCTCATCGTCGCCCTCACCCAGGCTCATGGCACCTCGATCGTGCACGAGACGGTGTACGAGAATCGCTTCGGTTTCACGGATGCGCTCATCAAGATGGGTGCGAACATCGAGGTGCACAAGGAGGGGCTCGCCGACCCGAACCGCCGGGTTCCCCGCCGCCCGCTCGAGCAGGCGGCGGTCATCACCGGGCCCACGAAGCTCCACGGCACCGAGCTCGAGGTTCCCGACCTGCGCGGCGGCTTCAGTCACCTCATCGCCGCGCTCGTGGCAGAGGGCCGCTCCGAGATCTCGAACGTGGGTCTGATCGCCCGCGGCTACGGCGACTTCGTGGGCAAGCTCGAGAAACTGGGCGCCGACTTCTCGTTCCTCCGGTGA
- a CDS encoding lysophospholipid acyltransferase family protein, with the protein MLEALVVPFLNVIAKLDIRGGERIPATGPFVLSPNHYSNIDPVIMAWAVWKLGRAPRFLAKASLFKVPVVGFALRRSGQIPVDRAGSGRGNAPIAAANDLVEHEKGVIVYPEGTLTRDPDMWPMRGKTGAVRLALEHGVPLIPAAHWGTQEVLPRYSKKLSVFPRKRIEISFGEPVDLDDLRGQPITQKVLVEGTDRVMAAITALLEELRGETAPAERWNPVAHNQTEYGRLEEREQ; encoded by the coding sequence ATGCTCGAGGCCCTCGTGGTGCCGTTCCTCAACGTCATCGCGAAGCTCGACATCCGTGGTGGGGAGCGCATCCCGGCCACGGGCCCGTTCGTGCTGAGCCCGAACCACTACAGCAACATCGACCCCGTCATCATGGCGTGGGCGGTGTGGAAGCTGGGGCGGGCGCCGCGTTTCCTCGCGAAGGCGTCGTTGTTCAAGGTCCCCGTCGTGGGTTTCGCGCTGCGCCGCAGCGGGCAGATCCCGGTCGACCGCGCGGGGTCGGGCCGGGGCAACGCTCCGATCGCCGCCGCCAACGACCTCGTGGAGCACGAGAAGGGCGTCATCGTCTACCCCGAGGGCACGCTCACCCGCGACCCCGACATGTGGCCGATGCGCGGCAAGACGGGGGCGGTGAGGCTCGCGCTCGAGCACGGCGTGCCGCTCATCCCGGCGGCGCACTGGGGCACCCAGGAGGTGCTGCCGCGCTACTCGAAGAAGCTCAGCGTGTTCCCGCGCAAGCGCATCGAGATATCCTTCGGCGAACCGGTCGACCTCGACGACCTGCGCGGGCAGCCCATCACCCAGAAGGTGCTCGTCGAGGGCACCGACCGGGTGATGGCGGCGATCACCGCCCTGCTCGAGGAGCTCCGCGGCGAGACGGCCCCTGCCGAGCGCTGGAACCCGGTGGCGCACAACCAGACCGAGTACGGCCGGCTCGAGGAGCGCGAGCAGTGA